The following coding sequences lie in one Aricia agestis chromosome 10, ilAriAges1.1, whole genome shotgun sequence genomic window:
- the LOC121731102 gene encoding glutamate receptor-interacting protein 2, with protein sequence MKLWKSLKVGIGKEQGPGATSPAHWGPPYELDVFKSQSSLSTDSGLCTERGVRRARVELLKPPGRSIGLKLAGRSEPGMSPVVTGFTADGVAGASDRLAPGDRLVAVNGIATAGLTNDELLRLLDNVAERADIDIDYYMPNYASQNSLYVTTKVADVVVERDEGGSLGLTVRGGAAAGGSAGGAGGLVLDSRALDAPPLVVTHVRPGGPAYRTSRVKPGDRLLQVDHVPVTNKTLAEVHALLSGAGGGAGGGGGRVVLTLEYDVSVMDSVRLATGPLLVEIERPCGEDLGLVLVQRPDDLYGTGDTYTRQPAPGLYIDSVLPATISDRCGALHAGDQVLAFDEHAADGGYSADEVMRYLARADAGFTRLHVAPRHILPHAPSLLRENSMSGACTLNPKKLRPRNYRQTSMPKLGLHDDYGRYNASSGGVCRTEVVTLTLEVPPGHSSGLAVTPDGPHLTVTHVTPHSPAHRSGCVQVRDRVLAINGHAALAADVANEILSRRNDARAPRYLTLSIEFPVCGAVQAASGVYSVRLSRGAGGVGGAGGGGLGVTLAGGGRAPPVVAAVRPGSAAHRSGALHAGDQLLAVNHTPLHDLSLDAAFNILQSSGSDIVTLKVRKPGGGGGGGDGGGGAGEWGAPLHSFSCVETRALVHTACRSPAASPRGSPAPAACPRVFAVELVRADGGALGLTIAGSEDATQPILLSGLVEGGLAEQAGKLRVGDELLSINGESVADKPLSEAIRLLQHSGPRVQLQLCRKRPGSGAGSARESSHSASSPGLSNDSAVGSWDQTPVRTAAPVDTDVIEYAVPDKVRRELPLPDYSLDSSLRCQYVLPDARRRATRDGDRRHIELLTAGMRDCRLHDYLPMGPRPPSPPSPLYENDIAGYGESLRVVLYKDAIYDDYGFSVSDGLYERGVYINRIRAGGPADIVGLLRPYDRILQVNGTRTVEFDCCLTVPLIAAAGDRLEIVVQRAAASREPKPIRLDDASSQSDSSVVTKTI encoded by the exons GTCGGTCGGAGCCGGGCATGTCGCCGGTGGTGACGGGATTCACGGCGGACGGGGTGGCAGGGGCGAGCGACCGCCTGGCGCCCGGCGACCGCCTCGTCGCCGTCAACGGCATCGCCACCGCCGGCCTCACCAACGACGAGCTGCTGCGCCTGCTCGACAACGTCGCCGAGCGCGCCGACATCGACATCGACTACTACATGCCCAACTACG CGTCGCAGAACTCGCTGTACGTGACGACGAAGGTGGCGGACGTGGTGGTGGAGCGGGATGAGGGGGGCTCGCTGGGGCTGACGGTACGCGGGGGGGCAGCGGCGGGGGGCAGCGCGGGTGGTGCGGGGGGGCTGGTGCTGGACAGCCGCGCGCTCGACGCGCCGCCGCTGGTGGTGACGCACGTGCGGCCCGGCGGCCCCGCCTACCGCACCTCGCGCGTCAAGCCCGGCGACCGCCTGCTGCAGGTCGACCAC GTGCCGGTGACGAACAAGACCCTGGCGGAGGTACATGCGCTGCTgtcgggcgcggggggcggtgCGGGAGGCGGAGGGGGGCGCGTGGTGCTCACGCTGGAGTACGACGTGTCGGTGATGGACAGCGTGCGGCTCGCCACCGGCCCGCTGCTGGTGGAGATCGAGCGGCCGTGCGGCGAGGACCTGGGCCTGGTGCTGGTGCAGCGGCCCGACGACCTGTACGGCACCGGCGACACCTACACGCGCCAACCCGCCCCCGGCCTCTACATCGACAGCGTGCTGCCCGCCACCATCAGCGACAG ATGCGGCGCACTGCATGCGGGCGACCAGGTGCTGGCGTTCGACGAGCACGCGGCGGACGGCGGGTACAGCGCGGACGAGGTGATGCGCTACCTCGCGCGCGCCGACGCCGGCTTCACGCGCCTGCACGTCGCGCCCCGACACATCCTGCCGCACGCCCCCTCGCTCCTCAGAG AAAACTCGATGTCGGGCGCGTGCACGCTCAATCCCAAGAAGCTGCGGCCGCGCAACTACCGCCAGACCTCCATGCCCAAGCTCGGCCTCCACGATGACTACGGTCGGTACAACGCATCCA GCGGGGGGGTTTGTCGCACGGAGGTGGTGACACTGACGCTGGAGGTGCCGCCGGGACACAGCTCGGGGCTGGCCGTGACGCCCGACGGCCCGCACCTCACCGTCACGCACGTCACGCCACACTCGCCCGCGCACAG GTCGGGGTGCGTGCAGGTGCGAGACCGCGTGCTCGCCATCAACGGCCACGCGGCGCTGGCGGCGGACGTGGCCAACGAGATCCTGTCGCGGCGCAACGACGCGCGCGCCCCGCGCTACCTCACCCTCAGCATCGAGTTCCCAGTTTGCGGCGCCGTGCAGGCCGCCAGCGGCGTCTACAG CGTGCGGCTGTCCCGTGGGGCGGGCGGGGTGGGCGGCGCGGGGGGTGGCGGGCTGGGCGTGACGCTGGCGGGGGGCGGGCGCGCGCCGCCGGTGGTTGCGGCCGTGCGGCCCGGCTCGGCGGCGCACCGCAGCGGCGCGCTGCACGCCGGTGACCAGCTTCTCGCCGTCAACCACACGCCTCTCCACGACCTGTCGCTG GACGCGGCGTTCAACATCCTGCAGAGCTCGGGGTCGGACATCGTGACGCTGAAGGTGCGCAAgccgggcgggggcgggggcggcggtgACGGTGGCGGGGGGGCGGGGGAGTGGGGCGCGCCGCTGCACAGCTTCAGCTGCGTGGAGACGCGTGCGCTGGTACACACGGCGTGCCGCTCGCCGGCTGCATCCCCGCGCGGGTCGCCAGCGCCGGCCGCGTGCCCGCGCGTGTTCGCGGTGGAGCTGGTGCGCGCGGACGGCGGCGCGCTCGGGCTTACCATCGCCGGCAGCGAGGACGCCACGCAGCCCATCCTACTAAGCGGACTCGTGGAAG GCGGCCTGGCGGAGCAGGCGGGCAAGCTGCGCGTGGGCGACGAGCTGCTGAGCATCAACGGCGAGAGCGTCGCCGACAAGCCGCTCTCCGAGGCCATCCGCCTGCTGCAGCACAGCGGCCCGCGCGTCCAGCTGCAGCTCTGCCGCAAGCGACCCG GGAGCGGGGCGGGCAGCGCGCGGGAGTCCAGCCACTCCGCCTCCAGCCCGGGCCTGTCCAACGACAGCGCGGTCGGCTCCTGGGACCAGACGCCCGTGCGCACTGCCGCCCCAG TGGATACGGACGTGATCGAGTACGCGGTGCCGGACAAGGTGCGGCGCGAGTTGCCGCTGCCGGATTACTCGCTGGACAGCTCGCTGCGCTGCCAGTACGTGCTGCCAGACGCCCGGCGCCGTGCCACCCGCGACGGCGACCGCCGACACATCGAGCTGCTCACCGCCGGCATGCGCGACTGCCGCCTGCACGACTACCTGCCCATGGGCCCGCGACCCCCCAGCCCTCCCAGCCCCCTCTACGAGAACGACATCGCCG gTTACGGGGAGTCGCTGCGCGTGGTCCTGTACAAGGACGCGATCTACGACGACTACGGGTTCTCGGTGTCGGACGGCCTGTACGAGCGCGGCGTGTACATCAACCGCATCCGTGCCGGCGGGCCCGCGGACATCGTCGGCCTGCTGCGCCCCTACGACCGCATCCTGCAG GTGAACGGCACTCGCACGGTGGAGTTCGACTGCTGCCTGACGGTGCCGCTCATCGCCGCCGCCGGCGACCGCCTCGAGATCGTCGTGCAGCGCGCCGCCGCCTCACGG GAGCCGAAACCCATCAGACTGGACGACGCCTCCAGCCAGAGTGACAGTAGTGTCGTGACTAAAACTATATAG